A window of Raineyella sp. W15-4 contains these coding sequences:
- a CDS encoding NAD(P)/FAD-dependent oxidoreductase gives MSEQAIVVVGAGLAGAHVVQGLRAEGFAGPITLLGQESELPYDRTKLSKEYLQGRMDRTAIRLHDETWYVDHEVDLRLGTVVESIDRAARTVRLTTGETLPYHRLVLATGADSRRIPFPGADLPGVMALRELGESDALKDLFAAGGQLAVVGAGWIGLEVAASARQAGMTVTVVAPNVQPLDNILGPRIGAYFADLHVRNGIDLRMGVGARGVLERDGRAGGIVTDHGDIAADAVLIAVGAVPRVALAEQAGLAVDNGVLTDERLVTSDPAILAVGDIANAHNTLLGQRLRREHWDNALRQGALAARTILDLAGTYDWQPYFYTDQFDLGMEYVGNNLASDEPVVRGALESGEFIVFWQRDGVVTAAMNVNIWDVNDTLRGIVGRRVDRERLVDQEIPLADLP, from the coding sequence GTCCGAGCTCCCGTACGACCGGACCAAGCTGTCGAAGGAGTACCTGCAGGGTCGGATGGACCGGACCGCCATCCGGCTGCACGACGAGACCTGGTACGTCGATCACGAGGTCGACCTGCGGCTCGGCACGGTCGTCGAGTCGATCGACCGGGCCGCCCGGACGGTCCGGCTGACCACCGGGGAGACGCTCCCCTATCACCGGCTGGTCCTGGCCACCGGCGCGGACTCCCGCCGGATCCCGTTCCCCGGCGCGGACCTGCCCGGGGTGATGGCGCTGCGTGAGCTGGGTGAATCCGATGCGCTGAAGGACCTCTTCGCGGCCGGCGGCCAGCTGGCCGTGGTGGGCGCCGGCTGGATCGGTCTCGAGGTGGCCGCCTCGGCCCGGCAGGCCGGGATGACCGTGACGGTGGTCGCCCCCAACGTGCAACCGCTGGACAACATCCTGGGGCCCCGGATCGGCGCGTACTTCGCCGACCTGCACGTCCGCAACGGCATCGACCTGAGGATGGGGGTCGGCGCCCGGGGCGTCCTGGAACGTGACGGTCGCGCCGGGGGCATCGTGACCGACCACGGCGACATCGCCGCCGATGCGGTGCTGATCGCCGTCGGCGCCGTCCCCCGGGTCGCCCTTGCCGAGCAGGCCGGTCTGGCGGTGGACAACGGGGTGCTGACCGACGAGCGGCTGGTCACCAGCGATCCGGCGATCCTGGCCGTCGGCGACATCGCCAACGCCCACAACACCCTCCTCGGCCAGCGACTGCGGCGCGAGCACTGGGACAACGCCCTGCGCCAGGGCGCACTGGCGGCCCGGACGATCCTCGACCTGGCAGGCACGTACGACTGGCAGCCGTACTTCTACACCGACCAGTTCGACCTCGGGATGGAGTACGTCGGCAACAACCTCGCCAGCGACGAGCCGGTGGTGCGCGGCGCGCTGGAATCGGGTGAGTTCATCGTGTTCTGGCAGCGTGACGGGGTCGTCACCGCAGCGATGAACGTCAACATCTGGGACGTCAACGACACCCTGCGCGGGATCGTCGGCCGGCGGGTGGACCGGGAGCGACTGGTCGACCAGGAGATCCCGCTGGCCGACCTCCCCTGA
- a CDS encoding MarR family winged helix-turn-helix transcriptional regulator, producing the protein MGYPDDAPEVRAQGWRLVAELHARVERAADQALREEAGLSVVEYTLLDVLCRQHGRHHLRMSQVARATALSESATTRLVDRLEHRGLLARYLCADDRRGIYAELTDQGRAALDGARGAYGSALTSALAEAADVAELAPVVAALRPTLVGSEEDRIRPEAR; encoded by the coding sequence GTGGGATATCCGGATGACGCGCCCGAGGTGCGCGCCCAGGGCTGGCGGTTGGTCGCCGAGCTGCACGCGCGGGTCGAGCGGGCCGCCGATCAAGCCCTGCGGGAGGAGGCCGGACTGTCGGTGGTCGAGTACACCCTGCTGGACGTGCTCTGTCGCCAGCACGGCCGTCACCACCTGCGGATGAGCCAGGTGGCCCGGGCGACCGCGCTGTCGGAGAGCGCCACCACCCGCCTCGTCGACCGTCTCGAGCACCGCGGCCTGCTTGCCCGCTACCTGTGCGCGGACGACCGCCGCGGTATCTACGCCGAGCTCACCGACCAGGGCCGGGCCGCCCTCGACGGTGCCCGCGGCGCGTACGGATCCGCCCTGACATCCGCGCTGGCCGAGGCTGCCGACGTCGCGGAGCTGGCGCCCGTGGTCGCTGCCCTGCGGCCGACCCTGGTCGGCTCCGAGGAGGATCGGATCCGCCCGGAAGCCCGGTGA
- a CDS encoding heparan-alpha-glucosaminide N-acetyltransferase domain-containing protein, with protein sequence MHDRAGQVHARVTPTAVSPAPRNAAIDAYRGIAVLVMAVGNLGLGVRWVPAALKHATDIGFTIADVVAPMFMLSIALVVGLRVEGWRAAPDKRPIRGRMARRGLMLLGLGAVISGGQALTVAAGPTALSWGVLQAIGAATLLLLPVVLLPAWARLASGVGCLLVYQVLLDRFFLQAVLQISFDSILGTLSWGGFLMIASAVAEQWHRTRGAVRRTVLLATVGLGSALLAWGLSPWIPVSKNRASLTYELLALGLCLLLFAIVAAILDGHPHRWHWLQSPGRHPLPLYFAHLITMAFLTLPGVDGWYAGAPVWLTLVQAAVMVAVLLTVAAVFDRRGWSLRL encoded by the coding sequence ATGCACGATCGTGCGGGTCAGGTCCACGCACGCGTCACCCCCACCGCCGTCTCGCCGGCGCCGCGGAACGCCGCCATCGACGCCTACCGAGGCATCGCGGTGCTGGTGATGGCGGTGGGCAACCTCGGGCTGGGGGTCCGCTGGGTGCCGGCGGCGCTGAAGCACGCCACCGACATCGGCTTCACCATCGCCGACGTCGTCGCCCCGATGTTCATGCTCTCGATCGCCCTCGTCGTCGGGCTACGCGTCGAGGGGTGGCGGGCCGCCCCGGACAAGCGGCCGATCCGCGGCCGGATGGCCCGGCGCGGGCTGATGCTGCTCGGGTTGGGCGCGGTGATCAGCGGCGGTCAGGCGCTGACCGTGGCCGCGGGCCCGACCGCACTGTCCTGGGGCGTGCTGCAGGCGATCGGCGCCGCGACCCTGCTGCTGCTCCCGGTGGTGCTGCTGCCCGCCTGGGCGCGGTTGGCGAGCGGGGTGGGCTGTCTCCTCGTCTACCAGGTGCTGCTCGATCGCTTCTTCCTGCAGGCGGTGCTGCAGATCTCCTTCGACAGCATCCTCGGCACCCTGTCGTGGGGTGGTTTCTTGATGATCGCGAGCGCGGTCGCCGAGCAGTGGCACCGGACGCGGGGGGCGGTGCGACGTACGGTGCTGCTGGCGACGGTCGGCTTGGGGTCGGCGCTGCTGGCCTGGGGCCTCTCCCCCTGGATCCCGGTCTCGAAGAACCGGGCGTCGCTCACGTACGAACTGCTCGCCCTCGGGCTGTGCCTGCTGCTCTTCGCGATCGTCGCTGCGATCCTCGACGGCCACCCGCACCGTTGGCACTGGCTGCAGAGCCCGGGGCGTCATCCGTTGCCGCTCTACTTCGCCCACCTGATCACCATGGCCTTCCTCACCCTGCCCGGGGTGGACGGCTGGTATGCCGGGGCGCCGGTGTGGCTGACCCTGGTACAGGCGGCGGTGATGGTCGCGGTGCTGCTGACGGTGGCTGCGGTGTTCGATCGGCGTGGCTGGTCGCTGCGCCTCTGA
- a CDS encoding efflux RND transporter periplasmic adaptor subunit has translation MGETSAEGSAATSSTTGRAPDRRRRRTIIIVVSVVVVVAVVVTTIALALRPRRAAPTVASSTYTVQPSSLTRSVTASGTFEPVQQLSVSFPASGTITDVRVAVGDKVSKGQVLATEDSAALGAALQSAQASVDSAQAQVDALTSSATTAQRTAAQATLASDRAKLTQAQANYDGATLTAPIAGTVAVVNISKGGVASGTGGGSGSSGSSSAAGSAGSGSSGSGSGAAAAAAGSSSSSTSGDVVVVDTSSWQVDASVGAADLPSVKPGQAVTVTAPDGRTSLTGSVSSVSQVATASSSSTSGTSSATFPVVVDVTDLKGAQLFIGSTTTVSIAVEQLDNVLAVPTTAIVQANGHPAVRVVSNGATTERAVTLGAVIGQRTVVTDGLTAGDTIVVPGVGGVRGTASASPGATGQRGSASGGMFSRGGR, from the coding sequence ATGGGTGAGACTTCAGCCGAGGGATCGGCCGCGACATCGTCGACCACGGGCCGTGCCCCGGACCGGCGACGGCGTCGCACGATCATCATCGTGGTGTCCGTCGTGGTCGTCGTGGCCGTCGTCGTGACGACGATCGCCCTCGCGCTGCGCCCACGTCGGGCGGCGCCGACGGTCGCCTCGTCGACCTACACGGTGCAGCCGTCCTCGCTGACCCGATCGGTGACCGCCTCCGGGACCTTCGAACCGGTGCAGCAGCTGTCGGTGAGCTTCCCTGCCTCCGGCACCATCACCGACGTCAGGGTGGCCGTGGGCGACAAGGTGTCCAAGGGCCAGGTGTTGGCCACCGAGGACTCGGCGGCACTCGGCGCGGCGCTGCAGAGCGCCCAGGCCTCCGTGGACTCAGCCCAGGCCCAGGTCGACGCTCTCACCTCGTCGGCGACGACCGCGCAGCGGACCGCCGCCCAGGCCACGCTCGCCTCCGACCGGGCCAAGCTCACCCAGGCGCAGGCGAACTACGACGGTGCCACTCTCACCGCGCCGATCGCCGGGACCGTCGCGGTGGTGAACATCAGCAAGGGCGGCGTCGCCTCCGGGACCGGCGGTGGTTCCGGATCGAGCGGGTCGTCCTCCGCTGCGGGCTCCGCAGGGTCCGGATCGTCGGGGTCGGGGTCCGGCGCGGCGGCCGCCGCGGCCGGCAGTTCCTCGTCCAGCACGTCCGGTGACGTGGTGGTGGTCGACACCTCCTCCTGGCAGGTCGACGCCTCGGTAGGCGCCGCGGACCTCCCCTCGGTGAAGCCCGGTCAGGCGGTCACCGTCACCGCACCCGATGGGCGTACGTCGCTGACCGGCTCGGTCAGCAGCGTCAGCCAGGTCGCCACCGCCAGTTCGTCGTCCACCAGCGGCACCTCCTCGGCCACCTTCCCGGTGGTCGTCGACGTGACCGATCTCAAGGGCGCCCAGTTGTTCATCGGCAGCACCACCACGGTGTCGATCGCGGTGGAGCAGCTCGACAACGTCCTCGCCGTGCCGACCACAGCGATCGTCCAGGCGAACGGCCACCCTGCGGTCCGGGTGGTGTCGAACGGCGCCACCACGGAGCGGGCGGTGACCCTCGGCGCGGTGATCGGACAGCGCACCGTGGTGACCGACGGACTGACCGCCGGTGACACGATCGTCGTCCCCGGGGTCGGCGGCGTACGCGGCACCGCCAGCGCCTCGCCCGGAGCCACCGGCCAGCGCGGATCGGCCAGCGGCGGAATGTTCAGCCGGGGCGGTCGGTGA
- a CDS encoding ABC transporter ATP-binding protein produces the protein MAPILSLRDIHKTYSNGSISLEALRGIDLDVEEGDYVAIMGPSGSGKSTLMHILGCLDIATSGRYLLAGRDVSTLSEKQLAEVRNRSIGFVFQQFNLLPSMTALHNVELPLVYAGVGRAERNARAREVLEAVGLADRMAHRPGELSGGQQQRVSIARALVNNPDILLADEPTGNLDSASTEDVLDLLSGLHARGRTIILITHEHDVALRSVHQYSIRDGLLSPLETGSLA, from the coding sequence ATGGCCCCGATCCTGTCGCTGCGTGACATCCACAAGACCTACTCCAACGGATCCATCTCGCTGGAAGCCCTGCGCGGCATCGACCTTGATGTCGAGGAGGGCGACTACGTCGCGATCATGGGCCCCTCGGGGAGCGGCAAGTCGACGCTGATGCACATCCTCGGCTGCCTCGACATCGCCACCTCCGGCCGCTACCTGCTGGCCGGGCGGGACGTCAGCACGCTGTCGGAGAAACAGCTGGCGGAGGTGCGCAACCGATCCATCGGGTTCGTCTTCCAGCAGTTCAACCTGCTGCCGAGCATGACCGCCCTGCACAATGTCGAGCTGCCGCTGGTCTACGCCGGGGTCGGCCGGGCCGAGCGGAACGCCCGGGCCCGGGAGGTACTCGAGGCCGTCGGGCTGGCCGACCGGATGGCGCACCGCCCCGGTGAGCTGTCGGGCGGCCAGCAGCAGCGCGTGTCGATCGCCCGGGCGCTGGTGAACAATCCGGACATCCTGCTCGCCGACGAACCCACCGGCAACCTCGACTCGGCGTCCACCGAGGACGTGCTGGACCTGCTGTCCGGACTGCACGCCCGGGGCCGCACCATCATCCTGATCACCCACGAGCACGATGTGGCGTTGCGGTCGGTGCACCAGTACTCCATCCGGGACGGGCTGCTCAGCCCGCTGGAGACGGGAAGCCTCGCATGA